In Raphanus sativus cultivar WK10039 chromosome 5, ASM80110v3, whole genome shotgun sequence, the following proteins share a genomic window:
- the LOC108863113 gene encoding mitogen-activated protein kinase kinase kinase 3, producing the protein MPTWWVRKSGKNKDDSHHLLQTQTRSVSDKSIRRISADNKSSPDPVTPSRCTPRCSREFAGGASGFSDEKRCHPLPLPSLSASSVPSDQAAGGSVSGSASVSSVSSSGSAEDQSQPTAPRKSNAAAAVSPKAGTRPTSPLHNRFSGMTLESSSSNDGGRSSEYHPLPLPPGSPTSPSVVLPCSPTSPASGVQQGGSWIVGGGSSETTTTASPPLGVSKWKKGRFIGSGTFGKVYQGFNSEEGRICAIKEVKVISDDKNSKECLKQLNQEITVLSQLCHPNIVQYYGSELSEETLSVYLEFVSGGSIHKLLAEYGAFTEPVIQNYTRQILSGLVYLHGRNTVHRDIKGANILVDPNGEIKLADFGMAKHVTAYSTMLSFTGSPYWMAPEVVMHKNGYTLAVDVWSLGCTILEMATAKPPWSQFEGVAAIFKIGNSKDMPEIPDHLSNDAKNFIRLCLQRNPTVRPTAAQLLEHPFLRVHSPRVANTSMHKDVPPRPYDGPSSLPTREPPFSGRHPVFHPIKSPSRENVRAITSLPVSPCASPLRQLGPAYKSCFLSPPHPSYAFPVHESGYNQAEFAASPFRFKKDTSIEPSSYRAQAPSSPFRSRLV; encoded by the exons ATGCCTACTTGGTGGGTGAGGAAGTCGGGAAAGAACAAAGACGATTCCCACCACCTCCTTCAAACCCAAACTCGCTCCGTCTCCGATAAGTCTATCAGAAGAATCTCCGCAGATAACAAATCCAGCCCCGATCCGGTCACTCCTTCTCGATGCACCCCGCGCTGCAGCCGCGAATTCGCCGGCGGCGCTTCCGGCTTCTCCGACGAGAAGAGATGTCACCCTCTCCCTCTCCCGTCGCTCTCCGCTTCTTCCGTTCCTAGCGATCAAGCCGCCGGTGGATCGGTTTCTGGATCGGCTTCTGTCTCCAGCGTTAGCTCGTCTGGATCGGCTGAAGACCAGAGTCAACCCACTGCTCCTAG GAAATCTAATGCTGCTGCAGCGGTTTCACCAAAGGCGGGAACTAGACCTACCTCTCCACTGCATAACAGATTCTCCGGGATGACGTTagagtcttcttcttctaatgATGGAGGGAGGTCATCTGAGTATCATCCTTTGCCTCTCCCGCCGGGATCTCCTACAAGCCCCTCCGTTGTGCTTCCGTGTTCTCCTACCAGCCCTGCTTCTGGTGTGCAGCAAGGGGGGTCTTGGATTGTAGGAGGAGGGTCGTCGGAGACGACGACGACGGCCTCTCCTCCTTTGGGGGTTTCCAAGTGGAAGAAAGGGAGATTTATTGGGAGTGGCACCTTTGGCAAAGTCTATCAAGGCTTTAATAG TGAGGAAGGAAGAATTTGTGCTATTAAAGAGGTCAAGGTCATTTCTGACGACAAAAACTCAAAGGAATGTCTGAAGCAACTAAATCAG GAGATAACTGTGCTGAGCCAGCTTTGTCATCCGAATATTGTTCAATATTACGGAAGTGAACTG AGTGAAGAAACCTTGTCCGTCTACTTGGAGTTTGTGTCAGGAGGCTCAATCCATAAACTACTCGCGGAGTATGGTGCTTTCACTGAACCTGTTATCCAAAACTACACACGGCAGATTCTCTCCGGGCTTGTCTATTTACATGGACGAAATACAGTGCATAG GGACATCAAAGGAGCAAATATATTAGTGGATCCAAATGGTGAAATCAAGTTGGCAGATTTTGGGATGGCCAAACAT GTAACAGCCTATTCTACTATGCTTTCTTTCACGGGGAGTCCTTATTGGATGGCACCCGAG GTTGTGATGCACAAAAACGGCTACACTCTTGCAGTCGATGTGTGGAGTTTGGGTTGTACTATTCTCGAAATGGCAACAGCAAAGCCACCTTGGAGCCAGTTTGAAGGG GTTGCTGCAATTTTCAAAATCGGGAACAGCAAAGACATGCCAGAAATACCTGATCACCTTTCAAATGATGCAAAGAATTTTATAAGACTATGTCTGCAACGAAATCCGACAGTGCGTCCTACGGCTGCTCAGCTTCTAGAACACCCTTTTCTACGTGTACATTCACCGAGAGTGGCTAATACCAGCATGCACAAAGATGTCCCCCCACGTCCCTATGATGGACCCTCCTCACTG CCTACAAGGGAACCACCTTTTTCAGGGAGACATCCTGTCTTTCATCCTATAAAGAGCCCTAG CAGAGAAAACGTAAGAGCCATCACATCCTTGCCAGTATCTCCATGTGCAAGCCCTTTAAGGCAACTTGGACCAGCATACAAAAGTTGTTTCCTGTCACCTCCTCATCCCTCTTATGCATTTCCCGTGCACGAAAGTGGGTACAACCAAGCTGAGTTTGCTGCAAGTCCATTTAGGTTCAAGAAAGACACATCGATAGAACCATCCAGTTACAGAGCCCAGGCGCCGAGTTCACCCTTCAGATCAAGACTGGTGTAG